A single Lacerta agilis isolate rLacAgi1 chromosome 10, rLacAgi1.pri, whole genome shotgun sequence DNA region contains:
- the LOC117053585 gene encoding histone H2A-beta, sperm-like, with amino-acid sequence MSDDPCDTESLDEPEPSCHARKQKTSRSCRAGLVFPVSRIERFLRKGDFAERIGSGSSVYMAAVLQYLTYDIMDIAGNIAKNDHKRRIAPRHLQRAISDDAELHSLLGGIAFPQGSTLPGNKSTASTRRGKGKKSGKAASAQNVVTA; translated from the coding sequence ATGTCTGATGATCCGTGTGATACAGAAAGCTTGGATGAACCTGAGCCATCCTGCCATGCGAGGAAGCAAAAAACATCTCGTTCTTGCCGGGCTGGGCTGGTATTCCCTGTAAGCCGCATTGAAAGATTCCTCCGGAAGGGAGACTTCGCAGAGCGCATTGGATCAGGATCGTCTGTGTACATGGCCGCAGTGCTTCAGTACCTGACCTATGACATTATGGATATAGCTGGGAACATTGCTAAAAATGACCACAAGCGCCGAATTGCCCCCCGGCACTTGCAGAGAGCCATCAGTGATGATGCTGAACTCCACTCTCTGCTTGGAGGTATCGCCTTCCCCCAGGGGAGCACCCTTCCCGGGAATAAATCCACCGCATCAACCAGGAGGGGGAAGGGCAAGAAATCTGGCAAGGCTGCAAGCGCTCAAAATGTTGTTACTGCATAA